The following are from one region of the Coturnix japonica isolate 7356 chromosome 23, Coturnix japonica 2.1, whole genome shotgun sequence genome:
- the LOC107323812 gene encoding uncharacterized protein LOC107323812 → MELISGKVPDSLLNSLPKPEPKKWGKLINGLCSLVKASPGRAKQPEPPTFSGSMSLLDIVERMSSPSKRAESAAGSWCSCFCLGKPSPVAKHQLQSSAREPSEAEVLVLAGDPSPCISPRRRACYDDASSINEELLLSTECCSSDESLPYNISYQEKKVIIVEAFIHPIPTEAADLSPPDTSGTSLDSMSLQCSPAQAQPECPDSSTTMQAIGRINIISSPAIIALQQEELALTNIRQCCLPLSLSSDQKCNYAVHGDQMLSVTILHIPCNHLPGSHILRVSYKENTLDGVMKNWR, encoded by the exons AGCCAAAGAAATGGGGCAAGCTCATCAACGGCCTTTGTTCCCTGGTGAAGGCCAGCCCCGGGAGAGCAAAGCAGCCTGAGCCTCCGACATTCTCCGGATCCATGTCCTTGCTTGACATCGTTGAGAG aatgaGTTCTCCCAGTAAGAGGGCAGAGTCAGCAGCTGGCAGTTGGTGTTCCTGCTTCTGCCTGGGCAAACCATCCCCTGTGGCCAAACAccaactgcagagcagtgccagggaGCCCTCTGAAGCAGAAGTCTTGGTCCTGGCAG GTGACCCGAGCCCTTGTATATCCCCAAGACGCAGGGCATGTTACGATGACGCATCTTCCATCAATGAAGAGTTGTTACTAAGCACAGAATGCTGCAGTTCAGATGAAAGCCTTCCGTATAACATCAGCTATCAAGAGAAGAAGGTCATCATCGTTGAAGCCTTCATTCATCCCATCCCTACTGAAGCTGCTGACCTGAGCCCACCAGACACCTCAGGCACCAGCCTGGACTCAATGTCtctgcagtgcagcccagcccaAGCACAGCCTGAGTGCCCCGACAGCAGCACCACCATGCAGGCCATAGGTCGCATCAAC ATCATCTCTAGCCCTGCCATCATCgcgctgcagcaggaggagctcgCCCTGACCAACAtcaggcagtgctgcctgccTCTCTCACTCTCTAGCGACCAAAAGTGTAACTACGCTGTCCATGGAGACCAAATGCTTTCTGTCACCATCCTCCACATCCCGTGCAACCATTTGCCG GGGTCCCACATTCTCAGGGTCTCCTACAAGGAGAACACACTGGATGGGGTTATGAAGAACTGGAGGTGA